A window of the Brassica napus cultivar Da-Ae chromosome A2, Da-Ae, whole genome shotgun sequence genome harbors these coding sequences:
- the LOC106446185 gene encoding pollen receptor-like kinase 3: MAVAWLIWPLMLSLTALSANSLTEAEALLKFKESLTNTKSLDSWTLDSEPCGGTQRWFGLLCNKNSVFGLQIEQLGLTGNIDVAPLVDLPGLRTISIMNNSFSGKIPEFNRLTALKSIYLSNNRFSGDIPPDYFTRMLSLKKLWLSNNEFSGHIPLSLATTLPKLMELHLENNQFTGIIPNFTQPGLADVNLSNNRLTGEIPPGLSRFKASSFAGNSDLCGAELATTCTQPGISTASISADGDKKDEYKSKYYIAFGTLGILFILIIFFLFFLKKRRTSMLRTSEQDNNEDQQIQVTVDGSRTGASKHGTPSSFRELRTDLVMVNKEKGVFDLDELLKSSAHVLGAPNGQPNSGGSVGSAYKAVIASGVKVVVKRVTVMNEVSIGVFAQEIKNLGSLRHKNILTPLAYHSRRDEKLLVFEFIPNLSLLHRLRSDQSEEDSQLNWPSRFKIIQGIARGMCYLHRELSFLTLPHGNLKSSNVFLAEDGEPLISEFGLQRLINPDAQSQSLAAYSSRDATVSAKSDVYSFGAVVFEILTGKSPTQYGGLDPAGGGNLAEWIGSDVDLLHPTVVTAARGDKMAWDEIENVLRIGVRCIGEDPDRRPSMIEVVEELTMDDSSDDFISIET; encoded by the exons ATGGCCGTGGCCTGGCTAATTTGGCCGCTCATGCTATCTCTCACAGCACTTTCTGCTAACTCGTTAACCGAAGCAGAAGCATTGCTGAAATTCAAGGAATCACTAACAAACACCAAGTCTCTCGATTCTTGGACATTAGATTCAGAACCTTGCGGAGGAACACAACGATGGTTCGGATTGCTATGCAACAAAAACTCTGTTTTTGGTCTCCAAATCGAACAATTGGGTCTCACAGGAAACATTGACGTTGCACCCTTAGTCGACCTACCCGGTTTACGCACCATAAGCATAATGAACAACTCCTTCTCCGGTAAAATACCAGAGTTTAACCGATTAACCGCTCTGAAATCGATTTACTTATCAAACAATCGGTTCTCTGGTGATATCCCTCCTGATTATTTCACAAGAATGCTTTCCCTTAAGAAATTGTGGCTGTCGAACAACGAGTTCTCAGGCCACATCCCTCTCTCGCTGGCCACTACATTACCAAAACTGATGGAGCTACACCTCGAAAACAATCAATTCACTGGGATAATACCGAATTTCACCCAACCGGGTTTAGCTGATGTCAATCTCTCAAACAATCGGCTAACCGGAGAAATCCCACCCGGTTTGTCAAGATTCAAGGCGAGCAGTTTCGCGGGAAATTCTGACCTTTGTGGTGCAGAGCTAGCAACAACTTGCACGCAGCCGGGAATTTCGACTGCATCGATCTCAGCAGACGGAGACAAGAAAGATGAGTACAAGAGCAAATACTACATAGCATTCGGTACCCTAGGCATCCTTTTTATCCTTAtcatattcttcttattcttcctAAAGAAGAGGAGGACGAGTATGCTTCGTACCTCTGAACAAGACAACAACGAGGATCAACAAATTCAG GTAACTGTTGACGGATCAAGAACTGGAGCGTCGAAGCATGGTACGCCGAGTAGTTTCCGCGAACTGAGGACAGATTTGGTGATGGTGAACAAAGAAAAAGGTGTTTTCGATTTAGACGAGTTACTAAAATCATCAGCTCACGTCCTCGGAGCTCCCAACGGCCAGCCTAACAGCGGGGGAAGCGTGGGATCCGCGTACAAGGCGGTGATCGCGAGCGGAGTCAAGGTGGTAGTGAAGCGAGTGACAGTGATGAATGAAGTGAGTATAGGCGTATTCGCACAAGAGATCAAAAACCTAGGAAGCTTGCGTCACAAGAACATACTAACGCCCCTGGCTTACCATTCCAGGCGAGACGAGAAGCTACTAGTATTCGAATTCATCCCTAATCTAAGCTTGCTTCACCGATTACGCAGCGATCAAAGCGAGGAGGATTCGCAACTAAACTGGCCTTCACGGTTTAAAATCATTCAAGGAATCGCGAGAGGGATGTGTTACCTCCACAGAGAGTTATCGTTTCTAACCTTACCTCACGGAAACCTAAAATCGAGCAACGTATTCCTCGCCGAAGACGGCGAGCCGCTGATCTCCGAGTTCGGACTCCAGAGATTGATCAACCCCGACGCTCAATCCCAATCCCTCGCCGCGTATAGCTCTCGCGACGCAACCGTCTCTGCGAAATCCGACGTTTATAGTTTCGGAGCCGTGGTGTTTGAGATCTTGACGGGGAAGTCCCCGACGCAATACGGGGGATTGGATCCGGCCGGTGGCGGGAATCTGGCGGAGTGGATTGGCTCCGACGTGGATCTGCTTCATCCGACGGTTGTAACTGCCGCTCGCGGTGATAAAATGGCGTGGGATGAGATAGAGAATGTTTTGCGGATCGGTGTGAGATGTATCGGAGAAGATCCAGATCGGCGACCGAGTATGATTGAAGTCGTTGAGGAACTAACGATGGATGATTCTAGCGACGACTTCATTTCTATAGAAACTTAG
- the LOC106446184 gene encoding protein TIFY 11B, which produces MSNGKAPEKSSFSRRCSLFSRYLKEKGNFGNIDIGLSRKLDLELAGKSDLSGQQNEIKKADISETRPFDLSQKVSVGEASTSSGGKPRFVDLSEPASLVVPEPGNSQLTIFFRGKVMVYDEFPEDKAKEIMAAAREAHHVAVDSKNTQNLDMNMSNKTNVVIPDLNEPTTFGTNNNDHQTGQQHQVVERIARRASLHRFFAKRKDRAVARAPYQVNQSGGHLPPKPQKVGPSVEPGQPSRQPETPSKPKRHNDASMEVDGEEGRCSKDLELKL; this is translated from the exons ATGTCGAACGGAAAAGCACCGGAGAAGTCTAGTTTTTCCCGGAGATGTAGTTTGTTCAGCCGCTACTTGAAGGAAAAGGGTAATTTTGGGAATATTGATATAGGGTTGTCTCGAAAACTCGATCTTGAACTCGCCGGAAAATCCGATCTCAGTG gaCAACAAAATGAGATAAAGAAGGCAGACATTTCTGAAACCAGACCCTTCGATTTGTCTCAGAAGGTTTCAGTAGGTGAAGCCTCTACTTCTTCCGGAGGCAAACCCAGATTTGTCGATCTAAG tGAACCAGCAAGCTTAGTAGTACCGGAGCCTGGAAACTCCCAGTTGACCATATTCTTCCGCGGAAAAGTTATGGTTTACGACGAGTTTCCTGAAGACAAAGCAAAGGAGATAATGGCAGCAGCGAGAGAGGCACATCATGTTGCTGTTGATTCAAAAAACACTCAGAATCTAGacatgaacatgagcaacaaaACCAACGTTGTGATTCCTGATCTGAACGAGCCAACTACTTTCGGGACCAACAACAATGATCATCAAACAGGACAGCAACATCAAGTCGTGGAACGCATTGCAAGAAGAGCCTCTCTTCATCGTTTCTTTGCTAAACGAAAAGACAG GGCTGTGGCTAGAGCTCCGTATCAAGTGAATCAAAGTGGTGGTCATCTTCCTCCCAAGCCACAAAAGGTTGGTCCATCGGTAGAGCCAGGACAACCCTCGCGACAGCCTGAGACTCCCTCAAAACCAAAGAGACATAACGATGCGTCGATGGAAGTGGATGGAGAAGAAGGACGGTGTTCAAAAGATCTCGAACTCAAGCTCTAG
- the LOC106448345 gene encoding protein LAZY 4-like — MKLFGWMHNKLHGKQANTHRPRTSSACSHQSREEFSDWPHGLLAIGTFGTLIKDQTPIHVVQEVIQEEKTSNMHVEGKAQDRNHDLSLSDDLEDFTPEEVGKLQNELTKLLTRKNKKRKSDVNKELENLPLDRFLNCPSSFEVDRRISNAFSGGGDSDENQEDIERAISTILGRCKAISTGSKSKMKAKRDWSKTSVSYLLKKMFVCTEGHSPLPNPGLRDTFQESRMEKFLRVMLLKKINTRACPKETSTCRYVQDRQQLSLKNKEEEGRSSSDGSTWVKTDSDCEFKIFLFLFKTKEVVHELILFSSSSFWLQSLFLRSDSLYPYSDSYRKVQVI; from the exons CTCTTTGGGTGGATGCATAATAAGCTACATGGTAAACAAGCGAATACTCATAGACCAAGAACATCATCTGCTTGTTCTC ATCAATCACGAGAAGAGTTCAGTGATTGGCCTCACGGATTACTTGCCATTGGAACGTTCGGtaccttgatcaaagatcaaaccCCAATACATGTTGTTCAAGAAGTGATTCAAGAAGAGAAGACTTCTAACATGCACGTGGAAGGTAAAGCGCAAGATAGAAATCACGATCTTTCTTTATCCGATGATCTTGAAGATTTTACTCCCGAGGAAGTTGGGAAACTACAAAATGAGCTGACGAAGCTCTTGACaagaaagaacaagaagagGAAGTCTGATGTGAACAAAGAACTTGAGAATCTTCCTTTGGATAGATTCTTGAATTGTCCTTCGAGTTTTGAAGTCGATAGACGAATCAGCAACGCGTTTTCAGGTGGTGGAGATTCTGATGAGAACCAAGAAGACATTGAGCGTGCGATTAGTACTATTTTGGGGAGATGCAAAGCTATTTCTACAGGGAGTAAAAGTAAGATGAAGGCTAAGAGAGATTGGAGCAAAACCTCTGTTTCTTATCTCCTCAAGAAGATGTTTGTATGTACAGAGGGGCACTCTCCTCTTCCTAACCCTGGCTTGAGAGACACGTTTCAAGAATCGAGAATGGAGAAG TTTCTGAGAGTAATGCTACTCAAGAAGATtaatactcgagcttgtccaaAGGAAACATCAACGTGTAGATACGTGCAAGACAGGCAACAACTTTCATTAAAgaataaggaagaagaaggaagaagtaGTAGCGATGGGAGTACATGGGTCAAAACAGATTCTGACTGTGAgtttaaaatctttttatttcttttcaaaacaaaagaagTCGTCCATGAACTAATTCtattttcatcatcttctttttggTTGCAGTCATTGTTCTTGAGATCTGATTCACTTTACCCCTACTCAGATTCTTACAGGAAAGTACAGGTAATATAG
- the LOC106449636 gene encoding protein SLOW WALKER 2-like yields MMVMVKGETYDSDVEFEAGDESHNEEIENMLDDDEYDYDDLDKVVGDDDDDDDDDDDDDDDDDDDDELVADASDAKMDTEMDMLDGEDVDDDYGGGDDLGGNKKKKEKLKRKSPLASLEEYEHLIDREEIDDSKSKRKVTAEKKTKTFFFEQLRPKH; encoded by the coding sequence atgatggtgatggtgaagGGGGAAACCTACGATAGTGATGTTGAATTCGAGGCTGGTGATGAGAGTCACAATGAGGAGATTGAGAATATGTTGGATGATGATGAATATGATTATGATGATCTAGATAAAGTAGTtggcgatgatgatgatgatgatgatgatgatgatgatgatgatgatgatgatgatgatgatgatgagcttGTGGCGGATGCGAGTGATGCAAAGATGGACACAGAAATGGATATGCTTGATGGTGAGGATGTTGATGATGATTATGGTGGTGGTGATGATCTTGGTGgtaacaagaaaaagaaagaaaaactaaaacgTAAATCTCCACTTGCAAGTCTTGAAGAGTACGAGCATTTGATAGACCGAGAGGAGATAGATGATTCAAAGTCTAAAAGAAAAGTAACAGCAGAGAAGAAgaccaaaacatttttttttgagcaacttaGACCAAAACATTAG